One genomic segment of Streptomyces sp. NBC_00239 includes these proteins:
- a CDS encoding ATP/GTP-binding protein, with protein MDTEGTYDAVRRAGVPRPAGPPPALPPKPERAPGPALTDWLRVPRPTAEPGVWRYGHTPRADHEPERTPDRSLLSGALISFLACVLLWSLVHNHYIPQWDLPLRLFTPADWWTATGAPARATGGLTALAVYELLLTGGLLYGFGRLGSWPEAWHRLVAARGPVARTAAALAAALVVYAMVKAGTLPLKQAAYGFLPFDYTRPGTAAEMQVIMRSNQDLITRADLTVYLLLALPFAWLAGWFGPLGRSLRARRAAAATGSGAAAPRPGAAQAAPGSPSEPPADPAAWPQLRSAGLPEAADRLADETASGRMNDVDYLRIRRAWQSVQADPTRLRAFTDAVRAHGAAACVHPSTARDLPHRAAAHDLAVSQVRIGSVDPGERNPYPRRGTGLALDPGVLGTSLLAVGPSGAGKTRRLVRPVVESLALQALAGQAAVIAVCAAGTPLGPDDAYDVVVRIGDPASVYDLDLYGGTTDPDEAAALLAEGLAGDVPGEGSRRAATVLAQLLGPFRAAHGRFPAVPELRELLDGGPAARTALRAALEAAGAHAMLRELDARDRQSVQPGDPAALLADRVALLDRPVFAGFFDTSGHGRPFSLRSLEHPLRVRIDLPERAHAEASRLLARLLLAQFTASAAARADRSLFACLVLDDASHTLTAETLRGVQRLRSAHAGVVLPLRTLDDVPEQLRTPLLGAVGCRMAFSGVTTWDGKRFAEAWGTAWVETRDVTSRTVYADQPLTRMVNSFRKLVTGKAVTTDAVTVRQVERERWSASELAHTVPPGHAVVSLTSVRGERTAPLLVALDS; from the coding sequence ATGGACACCGAAGGCACGTACGACGCCGTCCGGCGCGCGGGGGTGCCCCGCCCGGCCGGACCGCCGCCCGCGCTGCCGCCGAAACCCGAGCGCGCCCCCGGCCCCGCCCTCACCGACTGGCTCCGCGTCCCCCGCCCCACCGCCGAACCCGGCGTCTGGCGGTACGGACACACTCCGCGCGCCGACCACGAACCCGAGCGCACCCCCGACCGGTCCCTGCTCAGCGGCGCCCTCATCTCCTTCCTGGCGTGCGTGCTGCTGTGGTCGCTCGTGCACAACCACTACATCCCGCAGTGGGACCTGCCGCTGCGCCTGTTCACCCCCGCCGACTGGTGGACCGCCACCGGCGCCCCGGCCAGGGCCACCGGCGGCCTGACCGCCCTCGCCGTCTACGAACTGCTCCTCACCGGTGGACTCCTCTACGGCTTCGGGCGCCTGGGCAGCTGGCCGGAGGCCTGGCACAGACTGGTCGCCGCGCGCGGTCCGGTCGCCCGCACGGCCGCCGCCCTCGCCGCCGCGCTCGTCGTCTACGCCATGGTCAAGGCGGGCACCCTGCCGCTGAAGCAGGCGGCCTACGGCTTCCTCCCCTTCGACTACACCCGGCCCGGCACCGCCGCCGAGATGCAGGTGATCATGCGGTCCAACCAGGACCTGATCACCCGCGCCGACCTGACCGTCTACCTCCTGCTCGCGCTGCCCTTCGCCTGGCTCGCCGGCTGGTTCGGCCCGCTCGGCCGCTCCCTGCGCGCCCGCCGCGCCGCCGCCGCGACCGGATCCGGCGCGGCCGCCCCCCGCCCCGGAGCCGCGCAGGCGGCCCCAGGGTCCCCGTCCGAGCCGCCCGCCGACCCCGCCGCCTGGCCGCAGCTGCGCTCCGCCGGGCTTCCCGAGGCCGCGGACCGGCTCGCCGACGAGACCGCCTCCGGCCGGATGAACGACGTCGACTACCTCCGCATCCGCCGCGCCTGGCAGTCCGTACAGGCCGACCCCACCCGGCTGCGTGCCTTCACCGACGCCGTCCGCGCCCACGGCGCCGCCGCCTGCGTGCACCCCTCCACCGCCCGCGACCTCCCGCACCGCGCCGCCGCCCACGACCTGGCCGTCTCCCAGGTCCGCATCGGCTCCGTCGACCCCGGCGAACGCAACCCCTACCCGCGCCGCGGCACCGGCCTCGCCCTCGACCCCGGCGTGCTCGGCACCTCCCTGCTCGCCGTCGGCCCCTCCGGCGCGGGCAAGACCCGGCGGCTGGTGCGGCCCGTCGTGGAATCCCTCGCCCTACAGGCACTCGCCGGACAGGCCGCCGTCATCGCGGTCTGCGCCGCCGGCACCCCGCTCGGCCCCGACGACGCCTACGACGTGGTCGTCCGCATCGGCGACCCGGCCTCCGTCTACGACCTCGACCTGTACGGCGGCACCACCGACCCCGACGAAGCCGCCGCCCTCCTCGCCGAAGGCCTCGCCGGCGACGTGCCCGGCGAGGGCTCCAGGCGCGCCGCCACCGTGCTCGCCCAGCTGCTCGGCCCGTTCCGGGCCGCCCACGGCCGCTTCCCCGCCGTCCCCGAACTGCGCGAACTCCTCGACGGCGGCCCCGCCGCCCGTACCGCCCTGCGCGCCGCCCTGGAGGCCGCGGGCGCGCACGCCATGCTGCGCGAGCTCGACGCCCGCGACCGGCAGTCCGTACAGCCCGGCGACCCCGCGGCTCTGCTCGCCGACCGGGTCGCGCTGCTGGACCGGCCCGTGTTCGCCGGCTTCTTCGACACCTCCGGCCACGGCCGGCCGTTCTCCCTGCGCTCCCTCGAACACCCGCTGCGGGTCCGCATCGACCTGCCCGAACGCGCCCACGCCGAGGCCTCCCGGCTGCTGGCCCGGCTGCTCCTCGCCCAGTTCACCGCGAGCGCCGCGGCCCGCGCCGACCGCTCCCTCTTCGCCTGCCTGGTCCTCGACGACGCCTCGCACACCCTGACCGCGGAGACCCTGCGCGGCGTGCAGCGGCTGCGCTCCGCCCACGCCGGCGTCGTCCTGCCGCTGCGCACCCTGGACGACGTACCCGAGCAGCTGCGCACCCCGCTGCTCGGCGCGGTCGGCTGCCGGATGGCCTTCTCCGGGGTCACCACCTGGGACGGCAAGCGCTTCGCGGAGGCCTGGGGCACCGCCTGGGTGGAGACCCGGGACGTCACCAGCCGCACGGTCTACGCCGACCAGCCGCTCACCCGGATGGTCAACTCCTTCCGCAAGCTGGTCACCGGCAAGGCCGTCACCACCGACGCGGTCACCGTGCGGCAGGTCGAGCGGGAGCGCTGGTCGGCCTCCGAGCTGGCGCACACCGTGCCGCCGGGCCACGCGGTCGTCTCCCTGACCTCGGTGCGCGGCGAGCGCACCGCCCCGCTGCTCGTCGCGCTGGACAGCTGA
- the gabT gene encoding 4-aminobutyrate--2-oxoglutarate transaminase — translation MSAVPQERRLVTAIPGPKSQELQARRLQTVAGGVGSVLPVFTARADGGIIEDIDGNRLIDFGSGIAVTSVGASAEAVVRRASAQLADFTHTCFMVTPYEGYVEVCEALAELTPGDHAKKSALFNSGAEAVENAVKIARAYTKRQAVVVFDHGYHGRTNLTMALTAKNMPYKQGFGPFAPEVYRVPVAYGYRWPTGAENCGPEAAAQAIDQISKQIGAENVAAIIIEPVLGEGGFIEPAKGFLPAIVKFANDNGIVFVADEIQSGFCRTGQWFACEDEGIVPDLITTAKGIAGGLPLAAVTGRAEIMDAPHAGGLGGTYGGNPVACAGALGSIETMKELDLNAKAKKIESIMKARLTAIQEKYEIVGDIRGRGAMIAIELVKDPVSKTPFPEAAGALAKACHAEGVLVLTCGTYGNVLRFLPPIVIGEDLLNEGLDVIEAAFAAI, via the coding sequence ATGAGCGCTGTCCCGCAGGAGCGTCGACTCGTCACCGCGATCCCCGGCCCGAAGTCGCAGGAGCTGCAGGCCCGCCGCCTGCAGACGGTGGCCGGCGGCGTGGGCTCCGTGCTGCCCGTCTTCACGGCCCGTGCGGACGGCGGCATCATCGAGGACATCGACGGCAACCGCCTGATCGACTTCGGCTCCGGCATCGCCGTGACCTCGGTCGGCGCCTCCGCCGAGGCCGTGGTGCGCCGCGCCTCCGCGCAGCTCGCCGACTTCACCCACACCTGCTTCATGGTCACGCCGTACGAGGGCTACGTCGAGGTGTGCGAGGCGCTGGCCGAGCTGACCCCGGGCGACCACGCCAAGAAGTCGGCGCTGTTCAACTCGGGCGCAGAGGCCGTCGAGAACGCCGTCAAGATCGCCCGTGCGTACACCAAGCGCCAGGCCGTCGTCGTCTTCGACCACGGCTACCACGGCCGCACCAACCTGACGATGGCGCTGACGGCGAAGAACATGCCGTACAAGCAGGGCTTCGGTCCGTTCGCCCCCGAGGTCTACCGCGTCCCGGTCGCGTACGGCTACCGCTGGCCCACCGGTGCCGAGAACTGCGGCCCCGAGGCCGCCGCCCAGGCGATCGACCAGATCTCCAAGCAGATCGGTGCCGAGAACGTCGCCGCGATCATCATCGAGCCGGTGCTCGGCGAGGGCGGCTTCATCGAGCCGGCCAAGGGCTTCCTCCCGGCGATCGTGAAGTTCGCCAACGACAACGGCATCGTCTTCGTCGCCGACGAGATCCAGTCCGGCTTCTGCCGCACCGGCCAGTGGTTCGCGTGTGAGGACGAGGGCATCGTCCCCGACCTGATCACCACCGCCAAGGGCATCGCGGGCGGCCTGCCGCTCGCCGCCGTGACGGGCCGCGCCGAGATCATGGACGCCCCGCACGCGGGCGGCCTGGGCGGCACCTACGGCGGCAACCCGGTGGCCTGCGCCGGTGCGCTCGGCTCCATCGAGACCATGAAGGAGCTCGACCTCAACGCCAAGGCGAAGAAGATCGAGTCCATCATGAAGGCCCGTCTGACGGCCATCCAGGAGAAGTACGAGATCGTCGGCGACATCCGCGGCCGCGGCGCCATGATCGCGATCGAGCTGGTGAAGGACCCGGTCTCGAAGACCCCGTTCCCGGAGGCGGCCGGCGCGCTCGCCAAGGCCTGCCACGCCGAGGGCGTCCTCGTCCTCACCTGTGGCACGTACGGCAACGTGCTGCGCTTCCTGCCCCCGATCGTCATCGGCGAGGACCTCCTGAACGAGGGCCTGGACGTCATCGAGGCCGCGTTCGCGGCCATCTGA
- a CDS encoding phosphatase PAP2 family protein has translation MSETPRPQGTAGESGTGLPQLRTGRALAHTPHRSDGRPPHTPRGARQPGPAGRRGTIPPVPGRPALLFFLVPAALVLFALTTWQVLVSGPLLTPDERLSRALVHTVPDSVTERLADLGNIPVALPVLAAAMAYAGRRGRGWRAPLTAGLAMALVPAVIVPLKEWTARPGPLEPWAAGYYPSGHTATAMVAYLGAALLVAPHLRRNWAVPAAVVLATATGAGLVLRGFHWPLDVLASVLLSFLLLVPVARVSRSTRRSSSRTPSRRTGPS, from the coding sequence ATGAGTGAAACACCCCGTCCGCAGGGAACTGCAGGCGAATCCGGCACCGGGCTTCCCCAGCTCCGTACCGGACGTGCGCTCGCGCACACTCCTCACCGATCGGATGGCCGCCCGCCCCACACCCCCCGGGGCGCGCGGCAGCCCGGTCCGGCCGGCCGCCGCGGAACCATCCCCCCTGTTCCGGGACGGCCGGCCCTCCTCTTCTTCCTGGTGCCGGCCGCGCTGGTGCTGTTCGCCCTGACGACCTGGCAGGTCCTGGTCTCGGGCCCGCTGCTGACCCCCGACGAGCGGCTCAGCCGCGCCCTGGTACACACCGTCCCGGACTCCGTCACCGAACGCCTCGCGGACCTCGGCAACATCCCGGTCGCGCTGCCGGTGCTGGCCGCGGCGATGGCGTACGCGGGCCGGCGCGGGCGCGGTTGGCGGGCCCCGCTCACCGCGGGCCTGGCGATGGCCCTGGTGCCCGCGGTGATCGTGCCGCTGAAGGAGTGGACGGCCCGGCCCGGCCCGCTGGAGCCGTGGGCCGCCGGCTACTACCCCTCCGGCCACACGGCGACGGCGATGGTGGCCTACCTCGGCGCCGCGCTGCTGGTCGCTCCGCACCTGCGCCGGAACTGGGCGGTGCCGGCCGCCGTCGTGCTCGCGACGGCGACCGGCGCCGGTCTGGTGCTGCGGGGCTTCCACTGGCCGCTGGACGTGCTGGCCAGCGTGCTGTTGAGCTTCCTGCTGCTGGTCCCGGTCGCCCGGGTCAGCCGAAGTACGCGTCGAAGTTCTTCGAGAACTCCCAGCCGCCGAACCGGTCCCAGTTGA
- a CDS encoding chitinase: protein MSWLAAAALALAGLLTAGPPAAAADADLVRNGGFESGLDGWSCTPGSGAAVTTPVHGGASALRGTPAGQDHAKCSQTIQVKPDSAYTLTAWVQGSYVYLGASGTGTTDVSAWTQSPGAWRQLGTAFRTGAATTSVTVYTHGWYGQPAYAADDVSLVGPDPGTGQPQPPAAPTGLTTGSATASSVTLSWSPVAGAVSYRVFRDGTHVLTAAGTSATVTGLTASTTYSFQVTAVNAAGESPRSVAVPGTTTGPGPGPGPGPGPALPAHALVGYLHASFANGSGHVRMADVPASWDVVNLAFGEPTSVTSGDVRFRLCPVAECPNAETPAEFKAAIKARQAAGKKVLISIGGQNGQVQLATTAARDTFVSSVSKIIDEYGLDGLDIDFEGHSLSLATGDTDFRSPTTPVVVHLISALKTLKARYGQNFVLTMAPETFFVQLGYQYYGSGPWGGQDPRAGAYLPVIHALRDDLTLLHVQDYNSGPIMGLDNQYHSMGGADFHIAMTDMLLTGFPVAGNAARVFPALRPEQVAIGLPATTNAGNGHTPPAEVNKALDCLTKKTDCGTYRTHGTWPALRGLMTWSVNWDRFGGWEFSKNFDAYFG from the coding sequence CTGTCCTGGCTCGCCGCCGCCGCGCTGGCCCTCGCAGGGCTCCTCACCGCGGGGCCGCCGGCCGCCGCGGCCGACGCGGACCTCGTCCGCAACGGCGGATTCGAATCCGGCCTCGACGGCTGGAGCTGCACCCCCGGCAGCGGAGCCGCCGTCACCACCCCCGTGCACGGCGGCGCCTCGGCCCTCAGGGGCACCCCGGCCGGCCAGGACCACGCCAAGTGCTCCCAGACGATCCAGGTGAAACCCGACTCCGCGTACACCCTCACCGCCTGGGTGCAGGGCAGTTACGTCTACCTCGGCGCCTCGGGCACCGGCACCACCGACGTGTCCGCCTGGACCCAGTCGCCGGGCGCCTGGCGCCAGCTCGGCACCGCCTTCCGCACCGGCGCGGCCACCACCTCGGTGACCGTGTACACCCACGGCTGGTACGGCCAGCCCGCCTACGCCGCCGACGACGTCAGCCTGGTCGGGCCGGACCCCGGCACCGGACAGCCGCAGCCCCCGGCCGCCCCCACCGGCCTCACCACGGGCTCCGCGACCGCCTCCAGCGTCACCCTGTCCTGGTCCCCGGTGGCCGGCGCCGTGAGCTACCGCGTCTTCCGCGACGGCACGCACGTCCTGACGGCCGCCGGCACCTCCGCCACCGTCACCGGCCTCACGGCCTCGACCACGTACTCCTTCCAGGTCACGGCCGTGAACGCGGCGGGCGAATCACCGCGCAGCGTGGCCGTGCCGGGCACCACCACCGGCCCCGGCCCGGGCCCCGGCCCGGGGCCCGGGCCCGCCCTGCCCGCCCACGCGCTCGTCGGCTACCTGCACGCGAGCTTCGCCAACGGCTCGGGCCACGTGCGGATGGCGGACGTGCCCGCCTCCTGGGACGTCGTGAACCTCGCCTTCGGCGAGCCGACCTCCGTCACCTCGGGCGACGTCCGCTTCCGGCTCTGCCCGGTCGCCGAATGCCCGAACGCCGAGACCCCCGCCGAGTTCAAGGCCGCCATCAAGGCCAGGCAGGCCGCGGGCAAGAAGGTGCTGATATCGATCGGCGGCCAGAACGGCCAGGTGCAGCTCGCCACCACGGCCGCCCGCGACACGTTCGTCAGCTCCGTCTCGAAGATCATCGACGAGTACGGGCTCGACGGCCTCGACATCGACTTCGAGGGCCACTCGCTCTCCCTGGCCACCGGGGACACCGACTTCCGGAGCCCCACCACACCCGTGGTGGTCCACCTGATCTCCGCGCTGAAGACCCTCAAGGCCAGGTACGGCCAGAACTTCGTCCTGACCATGGCCCCCGAGACCTTCTTCGTCCAACTGGGGTACCAGTACTACGGGTCCGGTCCCTGGGGCGGCCAGGACCCGCGCGCCGGGGCCTACCTCCCGGTCATCCACGCCCTGCGCGACGACCTCACCCTGCTCCACGTCCAGGACTACAACTCGGGCCCGATCATGGGCCTGGACAACCAGTACCACTCGATGGGCGGCGCCGACTTCCACATCGCGATGACCGACATGCTGCTCACCGGCTTCCCGGTCGCCGGCAACGCCGCACGCGTCTTCCCGGCGCTGCGTCCCGAACAGGTCGCCATCGGCCTGCCGGCCACCACCAACGCGGGCAACGGCCACACCCCTCCCGCCGAGGTGAACAAGGCGCTCGACTGCCTGACGAAGAAGACCGACTGCGGCACCTACCGGACCCACGGCACCTGGCCCGCCCTGCGCGGCCTGATGACCTGGTCGGTCAACTGGGACCGGTTCGGCGGCTGGGAGTTCTCGAAGAACTTCGACGCGTACTTCGGCTGA
- a CDS encoding NAD(P)/FAD-dependent oxidoreductase, protein MAPVAMRTVAQSLSDALPVSYWLDDPGKPAPQPALTGDERCDLLVIGGGYSGLWTALLAKERDPAWDVVLIESREVGWAASGRNGGFCAASLTHGFANGLARWPGELAKLEEMGARNLDAIEAAVARYGIDCDFERTGEIDVATEPHQVAELKELHEEAERLGLAGGSQWLDRDALRAEVDSPTFLGGLWDRDGVAMLNPAKLAWGLKEACLGLGVRIYENTRGLDLASAGAGMAVRTPYGRIAARRVALGTNIFPSLVKRVRPFTVPVYDYALMTEPLTEEQLAAIGWKNRQGLGDSANQFHYFRITPDHRILWGGYDAIYPYRGKLNSDYDHRPETYLKLAEHFFTCFPQLEGVKFSHAWGGAIDTCSRFSAFFGTAHRGKVAYAAGFTGLGVGATRFGGDVMLDLLDGERTERTRLEMVRSKPMPFPPEPFAWTGITLTKWSLARADERAGHRNLWLKTLDRFGLGFDS, encoded by the coding sequence ATGGCCCCAGTCGCCATGCGTACCGTTGCACAATCCCTTTCCGACGCACTGCCGGTCTCGTACTGGCTCGACGACCCCGGCAAGCCCGCCCCGCAGCCCGCCCTCACCGGCGACGAGCGCTGCGACCTCCTGGTCATCGGAGGCGGCTACAGCGGCCTGTGGACCGCGCTGCTGGCCAAGGAGCGCGATCCCGCCTGGGACGTCGTCCTGATCGAAAGCCGCGAGGTGGGCTGGGCCGCCTCGGGCCGCAACGGCGGCTTCTGCGCCGCTTCCCTCACCCACGGTTTCGCCAACGGTCTGGCCCGCTGGCCCGGCGAGCTCGCCAAGCTGGAGGAGATGGGTGCCCGCAACCTCGACGCCATCGAGGCGGCGGTCGCCCGCTACGGCATCGACTGCGACTTCGAGCGCACCGGCGAGATCGACGTGGCCACCGAGCCCCACCAGGTGGCGGAGCTCAAAGAGCTGCACGAGGAAGCCGAACGCCTCGGCCTGGCCGGCGGCTCGCAGTGGCTCGACCGCGACGCCCTGCGCGCCGAGGTCGACTCGCCCACCTTCCTCGGCGGCCTGTGGGACCGCGACGGCGTCGCGATGCTCAACCCCGCCAAGCTGGCCTGGGGCCTCAAGGAGGCCTGCCTGGGCCTGGGCGTGCGGATCTACGAGAACACCCGCGGGCTCGACCTGGCGTCCGCCGGAGCCGGAATGGCCGTGCGCACCCCGTACGGGCGGATCGCCGCCCGCCGGGTCGCGCTCGGCACCAACATCTTCCCGTCGCTGGTCAAGCGCGTCCGCCCGTTCACCGTCCCGGTGTACGACTACGCGCTGATGACCGAGCCGCTCACCGAGGAGCAGCTCGCCGCGATCGGCTGGAAGAACCGGCAGGGGCTGGGGGACAGCGCCAACCAGTTCCACTACTTCCGGATCACCCCCGACCACCGCATCCTGTGGGGCGGCTACGACGCGATCTACCCCTACCGGGGCAAGCTCAACTCGGACTACGACCACCGGCCGGAGACCTACCTCAAGCTGGCCGAGCACTTCTTCACCTGCTTCCCGCAGCTGGAGGGCGTGAAGTTCAGCCACGCCTGGGGCGGCGCGATCGACACCTGCTCGCGCTTCTCGGCCTTCTTCGGCACGGCTCACCGCGGCAAGGTCGCCTACGCGGCGGGCTTCACGGGACTGGGCGTGGGCGCCACCCGCTTCGGCGGGGACGTGATGCTGGACCTCCTCGACGGGGAGCGCACCGAGCGCACCCGGCTGGAGATGGTCCGCTCCAAGCCGATGCCGTTCCCGCCCGAGCCGTTCGCCTGGACCGGCATCACGCTGACGAAGTGGTCGCTGGCGCGGGCCGACGAGCGGGCCGGACACCGCAACCTGTGGCTCAAGACCCTGGACCGCTTCGGCCTGGGCTTCGACAGCTGA
- a CDS encoding ABC transporter permease, giving the protein MGALVGWFRRNFVVIAGLGTLAYLILPNVVVTVFSFNNPTGRFNYAWQEFSLDAWKDPCGVADMCGSLSLSLQIALWATIGATVLGTMIAFAMVRYRFRSRGAINSLIFLPMAMPEIVMAASLLALFLNMGIQLGFWTILIAHVMFCLSFVVAAVKARVLSMDPRLEEAARDLYAGPVQTFLRVTLPIAAPGIAAGALLSFALSFDDFIITNFNSGNTVTFPMFVWGSAQRGTPVQINVIGTAMFVIAVLVVLAGQLVSNRRKKQQH; this is encoded by the coding sequence ATGGGCGCTCTCGTGGGCTGGTTCCGGCGCAACTTCGTCGTCATCGCAGGTCTGGGCACCCTCGCCTACCTGATCCTGCCGAACGTCGTCGTGACCGTCTTCTCGTTCAACAACCCCACCGGGCGGTTCAACTACGCCTGGCAGGAGTTCTCGCTCGACGCCTGGAAGGACCCGTGCGGGGTCGCCGACATGTGCGGCTCCCTGTCGCTGTCCCTCCAGATCGCCCTCTGGGCGACGATAGGCGCGACCGTCCTGGGCACCATGATCGCCTTCGCGATGGTCCGCTACCGGTTCCGGTCCCGGGGGGCGATCAACTCCCTGATCTTCCTCCCGATGGCCATGCCGGAGATCGTGATGGCCGCCTCGCTGCTCGCCCTCTTCCTCAACATGGGCATCCAGCTGGGCTTCTGGACGATCCTCATCGCCCACGTGATGTTCTGCCTCAGCTTCGTCGTGGCCGCCGTCAAGGCGCGCGTGCTCTCGATGGACCCGAGGCTGGAGGAAGCCGCCCGGGACCTCTACGCCGGGCCCGTGCAGACGTTCCTGCGGGTGACCCTGCCGATCGCCGCCCCCGGCATCGCGGCCGGCGCGCTGCTGTCGTTCGCGCTGTCCTTCGACGACTTCATCATCACGAACTTCAACTCGGGCAACACCGTCACCTTCCCCATGTTCGTGTGGGGATCGGCCCAGCGCGGTACGCCTGTCCAGATCAACGTCATCGGCACGGCGATGTTCGTCATCGCGGTGCTGGTGGTCCTCGCCGGCCAGCTCGTCAGCAACCGGCGGAAGAAGCAACAGCACTAA
- a CDS encoding ABC transporter permease, protein MTATEAPPAAALPADPPVHKPSVRKRLVPYWLLLPGILWLLVFFVLPMVYQASTSVQTGSLEEGFKVTWHFQTYWDAFTEYYPQFLRSLLYAGTATALCLLLGYPLAYLIAFKAGRWRNLLLILVIAPFFTSFLIRTLAWKTILADSGPVVGVLNSVGFLDVTSWLGMTQGDRVLATPLAVVCGLTYNFLPFMILPLYTSLERIDTRLHEAAGDLYARPSTTFRRVTFPLSMPGVVSGTLLTFIPASGDYVNAELLGSTDTRMIGNVIQSQYLRILDYPTAAALSFILMAIVLIMVTIYIRRAGTEDLV, encoded by the coding sequence ATGACCGCCACCGAGGCGCCGCCCGCCGCCGCGCTCCCGGCGGATCCGCCGGTCCACAAGCCCTCGGTCCGAAAGCGGCTGGTCCCGTACTGGCTGCTGCTGCCGGGCATCCTGTGGCTGCTGGTCTTCTTCGTGCTGCCGATGGTCTACCAGGCCTCGACGTCCGTGCAGACCGGCTCCCTGGAAGAGGGCTTCAAGGTCACCTGGCACTTCCAGACCTACTGGGACGCCTTCACCGAGTACTACCCGCAGTTCCTGCGCTCGCTGCTGTACGCGGGCACCGCCACCGCGCTTTGCCTGCTGCTCGGCTACCCGCTGGCCTACCTGATCGCCTTCAAGGCCGGCCGCTGGCGCAACCTGCTGCTGATCCTGGTCATCGCGCCGTTCTTCACCAGCTTCCTGATCCGCACCCTGGCCTGGAAGACGATCCTCGCGGACAGCGGCCCGGTCGTCGGCGTCCTGAACAGCGTCGGCTTCCTGGACGTGACCAGCTGGCTGGGCATGACCCAGGGCGACCGGGTGCTCGCCACCCCGCTCGCGGTGGTCTGCGGTCTGACGTACAACTTCCTGCCGTTCATGATCCTTCCGCTCTACACCTCGCTGGAACGGATCGACACCCGCCTCCACGAGGCGGCCGGCGACCTGTACGCCCGCCCCTCCACGACCTTCCGCAGGGTGACCTTCCCGCTCTCCATGCCGGGCGTGGTCTCCGGGACCCTGCTCACCTTCATCCCGGCGAGCGGCGACTACGTCAACGCGGAGCTGCTCGGCTCCACGGACACCCGGATGATCGGCAACGTCATCCAGTCGCAGTACCTGCGGATCCTCGACTACCCGACGGCGGCCGCGCTGTCCTTCATCCTCATGGCCATCGTGCTGATCATGGTCACCATCTACATCCGCCGAGCGGGGACGGAGGACCTGGTCTGA
- a CDS encoding ABC transporter ATP-binding protein, whose product MTDKTAGGDVRLTGISKHYGSFTAVHPLDLTIPQGSFFALLGASGCGKTTTLRMIAGLEEPSTGTVHLGDQAVTHLPPYKRPVNTVFQSYALFPHMDIFENIAFGLRRRGIKSVKKQVDEMIDLVQLGEHARKKPHQLSGGQQQRVAVARALINHPQVLLLDEPLGALDLKLRRQMQLELKRIQTEVGITFVHVTHDQEEAMTMADQVAVMNGGRVEQLGAPAELYENPRTTFVANFLGTSNLIEAAVEEPGGGSSDVVVSAAGTTLRLPAQRCSTTPRSGGKLLVGVRPEKISLVHADEEHTIAAGRNKVAGTIVASSFIGVSTQFVIDSPVCPELEVYVQNIERDARLAPGADVVLHWNPAHTFGLDAAQDIDAGIETVEEGA is encoded by the coding sequence ATGACTGACAAGACCGCGGGCGGCGATGTCCGCCTCACCGGGATCAGCAAGCACTACGGCTCCTTCACCGCCGTGCACCCGCTGGACCTCACCATCCCGCAGGGCTCCTTCTTCGCCCTGCTCGGCGCCTCCGGCTGCGGGAAGACCACCACGCTGCGCATGATCGCCGGGCTGGAGGAGCCGTCCACCGGCACCGTCCACCTCGGCGACCAGGCGGTCACGCACCTGCCGCCGTACAAGCGCCCGGTGAACACCGTCTTCCAGAGCTACGCGCTCTTCCCGCACATGGACATCTTCGAGAACATCGCGTTCGGCCTGCGCCGCCGCGGCATCAAGTCGGTCAAGAAGCAGGTCGACGAGATGATCGACCTGGTCCAGCTCGGCGAGCACGCCCGCAAGAAGCCGCACCAGCTCTCCGGCGGGCAGCAGCAGCGCGTGGCGGTCGCCCGCGCGCTCATCAACCACCCCCAGGTGCTGCTCCTCGACGAGCCGCTCGGCGCACTCGACCTCAAGCTGCGCCGCCAGATGCAGCTGGAGCTCAAGCGCATCCAGACCGAGGTCGGCATCACCTTCGTGCACGTCACCCACGACCAGGAGGAGGCCATGACCATGGCCGACCAGGTCGCGGTCATGAACGGCGGCCGGGTCGAGCAGCTGGGCGCCCCCGCCGAGCTCTACGAGAACCCGCGCACCACCTTCGTCGCCAACTTCCTCGGCACCTCGAACCTGATCGAGGCGGCCGTCGAGGAGCCCGGCGGCGGCTCCTCGGACGTGGTGGTCTCCGCGGCCGGCACCACGCTGAGGCTGCCCGCGCAGCGATGTTCGACCACCCCCCGCTCCGGCGGGAAGCTGCTGGTCGGCGTGCGCCCCGAGAAGATCTCGCTGGTCCACGCGGACGAGGAGCACACCATCGCGGCCGGCCGCAACAAGGTCGCCGGCACGATCGTCGCCTCCTCCTTCATAGGCGTCTCCACCCAGTTCGTCATCGACAGCCCGGTCTGCCCGGAGCTGGAGGTGTACGTACAGAACATCGAGCGGGACGCCCGCCTGGCGCCGGGCGCCGACGTGGTCCTGCACTGGAACCCGGCGCACACCTTCGGACTCGACGCCGCCCAGGACATCGACGCGGGCATCGAGACGGTCGAGGAGGGCGCATGA